One Cupriavidus taiwanensis LMG 19424 DNA segment encodes these proteins:
- the cysN gene encoding sulfate adenylyltransferase subunit CysN yields METLIDNAPAMAQPVGTQSEIAQYLRAQQSKSLLRFITCGSVDDGKSTLIGRLLYESKMLFEDQLAQLEADSKKMGTQGENLDFALLVDGLAAEREQGITIDVAYRFFATDKRKFIVADTPGHEQYTRNMVTGASTADLAILLVDARRGVQTQTRRHSYLVATLGIRRVVLAVNKLDMVDYSREVHTRIEKEYREFARQIGLTDIVCIPMSALRGDNITEASANTPWYQGPTLMDHLESVPIDQAPAQDESFRLPVQWVNRPNLDFRGFAGTVSAGVIRRGDRVRALPSGRESRVTGIVGAGAECEQAMRGQAVTLTLADEIDVSRGDVLACAEDPPAVADQFEATLVWMNEDAMLPGRPYLLKLGTRTVGVTVAQPKYKVNVNTLEHLAARTLELNEIGVCNLHLDQPVAFDPYTRNRELGGFILIDRLTNNTVGAGMLHFALRRAQNVHWQAIDVDRRAHAALKHQSPRIVWFTGLSGAGKSTIANLVEKRLHALGHHTYLLDGDNVRHGLNKDLGFSEADRIENIRRVAEVARLMLDAGLIVLVSFISPFRSEREMARALAGDGEFIEVFIDTPLAVAEQRDPKGLYRKARRGELKNFTGIDSPYEPPEHPEIRIDTTGDSAEQAAERIVAWLRDRP; encoded by the coding sequence ATGGAAACCCTGATCGACAACGCGCCGGCAATGGCGCAACCCGTCGGGACGCAGAGCGAGATCGCACAATATCTGCGCGCCCAGCAAAGCAAGAGCCTGCTGCGCTTTATCACCTGCGGCAGCGTCGACGACGGCAAGAGCACGCTGATCGGCCGCCTGCTGTATGAATCGAAGATGCTGTTCGAGGACCAGCTGGCCCAGCTCGAGGCCGACTCGAAGAAGATGGGCACGCAGGGCGAGAACCTGGACTTTGCGCTGCTGGTGGACGGCCTGGCCGCCGAGCGCGAACAGGGCATCACCATCGACGTGGCCTACCGCTTCTTCGCCACCGACAAGCGCAAGTTCATCGTCGCCGACACCCCCGGGCACGAGCAATACACGCGCAACATGGTCACCGGCGCCTCCACCGCCGACCTGGCCATCCTGCTGGTCGACGCGCGCCGCGGCGTGCAGACGCAGACGCGGCGCCACAGCTACCTGGTGGCCACGCTGGGCATCCGGCGCGTGGTGCTGGCAGTCAACAAGCTCGACATGGTGGATTACTCGCGCGAAGTCCATACGCGCATCGAGAAGGAGTACCGCGAGTTCGCGCGGCAGATCGGCCTGACCGATATCGTCTGCATCCCGATGTCCGCGCTGCGCGGCGACAATATCACCGAAGCCAGCGCCAATACGCCGTGGTACCAGGGCCCGACGCTGATGGACCACCTGGAAAGCGTGCCGATCGACCAAGCGCCCGCGCAGGACGAGTCGTTCCGGCTGCCGGTGCAGTGGGTCAACCGCCCCAACCTGGACTTCCGAGGCTTTGCCGGCACGGTCAGCGCCGGCGTGATCCGGCGTGGCGACCGCGTGCGCGCGCTACCCTCCGGCCGCGAAAGCCGCGTCACCGGCATCGTCGGCGCCGGCGCCGAATGCGAGCAGGCCATGCGCGGCCAGGCGGTGACGCTGACCCTGGCCGACGAGATCGACGTCAGCCGCGGCGACGTGCTGGCCTGCGCCGAAGACCCGCCCGCGGTGGCCGACCAGTTCGAGGCCACGCTGGTATGGATGAACGAGGACGCCATGCTGCCCGGACGTCCTTACCTGCTCAAGCTGGGCACGCGCACCGTGGGCGTGACCGTGGCGCAGCCGAAGTACAAGGTCAACGTCAATACGCTCGAACACCTGGCCGCGCGCACGCTGGAGCTGAACGAGATCGGCGTGTGCAACCTGCACCTGGACCAGCCGGTGGCGTTCGACCCGTACACGCGCAATCGCGAGCTGGGCGGCTTTATCCTGATCGACCGCCTGACCAACAACACGGTCGGCGCCGGCATGCTGCACTTTGCGCTGCGCCGGGCACAGAACGTCCACTGGCAGGCCATCGACGTCGATCGCCGCGCGCATGCCGCGCTCAAGCACCAGTCGCCGCGCATCGTCTGGTTTACCGGACTGTCCGGCGCCGGCAAGTCCACCATCGCCAACCTGGTGGAAAAGCGCCTGCACGCGCTCGGCCACCACACCTATCTGCTCGATGGCGACAACGTCCGTCATGGCCTGAACAAGGACCTGGGCTTCTCTGAAGCGGACCGCATCGAGAACATCCGGCGCGTGGCGGAAGTGGCCAGGCTGATGCTGGACGCGGGGCTGATCGTGCTGGTGTCGTTCATTTCCCCCTTCCGCTCCGAACGCGAGATGGCGCGCGCGCTGGCCGGCGACGGCGAGTTCATCGAGGTCTTCATCGACACGCCGCTGGCGGTGGCCGAGCAGCGCGACCCCAAGGGCCTGTACCGCAAGGCGCGCCGCGGTGAACTGAAGAACTTCACCGGCATCGACTCGCCCTACGAGCCGCCCGAGCACCCGGAAATCCGCATCGACACCACCGGCGACAGCGCCGAACAGGCGGCGGAGCGGATCGTGGCGTGGCTCAGGGACAGGCCCTAG
- a CDS encoding helix-turn-helix transcriptional regulator translates to MLPASLPAAELSALLAQLYQGPTEPVPWATFLESLRQRLAAAFVTLVLRHPATDRPGLIVNASDYGPHLPGEPSYSEQYYALCPFLDLHPDRLFSADELFGESGWLAHPFYVQYLQPLGLRYILAANLVTPDGVECALFISRTAAAQDFTTADKALLQDLLPHLKRAVDLHAALDVLASERSLYAEAVDRLQVGTVILDEHGRCIRSNDVAGRLLRARDGLYLADGALHAHCPMENRRFRKILEGAAQAHALAAPRSEVTTLSRPAAPTPLSVLVRPIPLSYRSEDKARRPAVAVFIRDPAGSPRNTHASLRKLFHLTPTEIELALLMVDGLTLDEAATRLGVKKNTARAHLRGIFAKTGATRQAVLVKMLLSSVVGMG, encoded by the coding sequence ATGCTGCCAGCTTCCCTTCCAGCCGCCGAACTCAGCGCCCTGCTCGCGCAGCTCTACCAGGGCCCGACCGAGCCCGTCCCCTGGGCCACCTTCCTCGAAAGCCTCCGCCAGCGACTCGCCGCCGCTTTCGTCACGCTGGTGCTGCGCCACCCCGCCACCGACCGCCCCGGCCTGATCGTCAATGCCTCGGACTACGGCCCCCACCTGCCGGGTGAACCTTCCTACAGCGAGCAGTACTACGCGCTGTGCCCCTTCCTGGACCTGCACCCCGACCGCCTCTTCAGCGCCGACGAACTGTTCGGCGAATCCGGCTGGCTGGCACATCCGTTCTACGTGCAATACCTCCAGCCACTCGGCCTGCGCTACATCCTGGCCGCCAACCTGGTCACGCCGGATGGCGTCGAATGCGCCCTGTTCATCAGCCGCACCGCAGCGGCACAAGACTTCACCACCGCCGACAAGGCGCTGCTACAGGATCTGCTGCCCCACCTGAAGCGCGCTGTCGACCTGCATGCCGCGCTCGACGTGCTGGCCTCCGAGCGGTCGCTTTACGCCGAGGCGGTCGACCGTCTGCAAGTGGGCACGGTCATCCTCGACGAGCACGGCCGCTGCATCCGCAGCAACGACGTCGCCGGCCGGCTGCTGCGCGCCCGCGACGGCCTCTACCTGGCAGACGGCGCGCTGCACGCGCACTGCCCGATGGAAAACCGCCGCTTCCGCAAGATCCTGGAAGGCGCTGCCCAGGCGCACGCGCTGGCGGCGCCGCGCAGCGAAGTCACTACGCTCAGCCGGCCCGCCGCGCCCACGCCGCTCAGCGTGCTGGTGCGGCCCATCCCGCTCAGCTACCGCAGCGAGGACAAGGCCCGCCGCCCCGCGGTAGCGGTCTTCATCCGCGATCCCGCCGGTTCGCCGCGCAACACCCACGCCAGCCTGCGCAAGCTGTTCCACCTGACCCCCACCGAGATCGAGTTGGCCCTGCTGATGGTCGATGGGCTGACCCTCGATGAAGCGGCGACGCGGCTTGGCGTGAAGAAGAACACCGCACGGGCGCATTTGCGGGGGATTTTTGCGAAGACGGGCGCTACCAGGCAGGCGGTACTGGTGAAGATGTTGCTGTCCAGTGTGGTGGGAATGGGGTGA
- a CDS encoding DUF1214 domain-containing protein: MATSAEDQLLSGQTWAEFCEVLKRSGQQILRPEAPADAITRAEGFRYLSRLLRIALEMHVEFADPAFPGFFSPSHETAKIGADNPDNLYRYARLDGNAAYRIRGRRGTVAYLSFGTQKGGYETDGRMVQTGFIDSNHLAVAADGSFEIVLSAEPQQQGNWVRMEPATNALVVRQTFLDRKAETPAELQIERIDANGKPPALSAERLHAGLQRAAGFVEGTARIFADWAEGYGGHVNALPPADQAVCQAAGGDPNIFYYHSCWQLADDEALVVEVDRVPDCEFWNFQINNYWMESLDYRYHDICLNKHGARLNADGGVTVILSARDPGLPNWLETAGHHNGTMCWRWVGAAQPVHPRTRVVKVTSLRENKA, encoded by the coding sequence ATGGCGACCTCCGCCGAAGACCAATTGCTGAGCGGCCAGACCTGGGCCGAGTTTTGCGAGGTGCTCAAGCGCAGCGGGCAGCAGATCCTGCGCCCGGAAGCGCCGGCGGACGCGATCACGCGCGCCGAGGGCTTCCGCTACCTGAGCCGCCTGCTGCGCATTGCGCTGGAAATGCATGTGGAATTCGCCGATCCGGCGTTCCCCGGCTTCTTCTCGCCGTCGCACGAGACCGCCAAGATCGGCGCGGACAATCCGGACAACCTGTACCGCTACGCGCGCCTGGACGGCAACGCGGCGTACCGCATCCGCGGCCGGCGCGGCACGGTGGCGTACCTTAGCTTCGGCACGCAGAAGGGCGGCTATGAAACCGACGGACGCATGGTCCAGACCGGCTTTATCGACAGCAACCATCTGGCGGTGGCGGCGGACGGCAGTTTCGAGATCGTGCTCAGCGCCGAGCCGCAGCAGCAGGGCAACTGGGTGCGCATGGAGCCGGCCACCAATGCGCTGGTGGTGCGCCAGACCTTCCTCGACCGCAAGGCGGAGACGCCGGCGGAACTGCAGATCGAGCGCATCGACGCCAACGGCAAGCCGCCCGCGCTGAGCGCGGAGCGCCTGCACGCCGGCCTGCAGCGCGCGGCGGGCTTTGTCGAGGGCACCGCGCGCATCTTTGCCGACTGGGCCGAGGGCTACGGCGGCCATGTCAACGCGCTGCCGCCCGCGGACCAGGCGGTGTGCCAGGCGGCGGGCGGCGATCCCAACATCTTCTATTACCACTCGTGCTGGCAGCTGGCCGATGACGAGGCGCTGGTGGTCGAGGTCGACCGGGTGCCGGATTGCGAGTTCTGGAACTTCCAGATCAACAACTACTGGATGGAATCGCTCGACTACCGCTACCACGACATCTGCCTCAACAAGCACGGCGCCCGGCTGAACGCCGACGGCGGCGTTACGGTGATTCTCAGCGCGCGCGATCCCGGCTTGCCCAACTGGCTGGAAACCGCCGGCCATCACAACGGCACCATGTGCTGGCGCTGGGTCGGCGCGGCGCAGCCGGTACATCCGCGCACGCGCGTGGTCAAGGTGACATCGCTCAGGGAGAACAAGGCATGA
- the cysD gene encoding sulfate adenylyltransferase subunit CysD — protein sequence MLTHLEQLEAESIHIMREVVAECENPVMLYSIGKDSAVMLHLAMKAFHPARPPFPLLHVDTTWKFREMIAFRDQTAARLGLDLRVHINPEGLARKISPHEHGSAVHTDVWKTQGLKQALDHYGFDAAFGGARRDEEKSRAKERVFSVRTAQHRWDPKMQRPELWRQYNTRKRKGESLRVFPLSNWTELDIWQYIYLNEIPIVPLYFARERPVVERDGTLIMVDDERLPLRPGETPQLRKVRFRTLGCYPLTGAIESEADTLGGIIQEMLRATTSERQGRLIDSDSAGSMEKKKQEGYF from the coding sequence ATGTTGACCCACCTGGAGCAACTGGAGGCGGAAAGCATCCACATCATGCGGGAGGTGGTGGCGGAATGCGAAAACCCCGTCATGCTCTATTCCATCGGCAAGGACAGCGCCGTGATGCTGCACCTGGCGATGAAAGCCTTCCATCCCGCGCGGCCGCCGTTCCCGCTGCTGCATGTCGATACCACGTGGAAATTCCGCGAGATGATCGCGTTCCGCGACCAGACCGCCGCCAGGTTGGGGCTGGACCTGCGCGTGCACATCAACCCCGAAGGGCTGGCCCGCAAGATCAGCCCGCACGAGCATGGCTCGGCTGTCCACACCGACGTGTGGAAGACGCAGGGGCTGAAGCAGGCGCTGGACCACTACGGCTTTGACGCGGCCTTCGGCGGCGCGCGCCGCGATGAAGAGAAATCCCGCGCCAAGGAGCGCGTGTTCTCGGTCCGCACCGCGCAGCACCGCTGGGACCCCAAGATGCAGCGCCCCGAACTCTGGCGCCAGTACAACACGCGCAAGCGCAAGGGCGAGAGCCTGCGCGTGTTCCCGCTGTCGAACTGGACCGAGCTCGATATCTGGCAGTACATCTATTTGAACGAGATTCCCATCGTGCCACTGTACTTCGCCAGGGAACGGCCTGTCGTCGAACGCGACGGCACGCTGATCATGGTCGATGACGAGCGCCTGCCGCTGCGCCCTGGTGAAACGCCGCAACTGCGCAAGGTCCGCTTCCGCACGCTGGGCTGCTACCCGCTCACCGGCGCAATCGAGAGCGAGGCCGACACGCTTGGCGGCATCATCCAGGAAATGCTGCGGGCGACCACGTCGGAGCGCCAGGGGCGGCTGATCGACAGCGATTCGGCCGGTTCGATGGAGAAGAAGAAGCAGGAGGGATACTTCTGA